The following coding sequences are from one Parabacteroides pacaensis window:
- the rfbC gene encoding dTDP-4-dehydrorhamnose 3,5-epimerase: MKYTETCIPGVWLIEPKVFNDARGYFMEAYKKEEFEQTIGAINFIQDNESCSTRGVLRGLHYQLSPYSQAKLVRVIKGCVLDVAVDIRPESPTFGKHAIVELSEQNKLQFFIPRGFAHGFLVLSEEAVFSYKVDNFYVPSAERGIYFNDPEIGIKWDINLSELILSEKDKKAPLLKDAEI; the protein is encoded by the coding sequence ATGAAATATACAGAAACATGCATTCCCGGCGTTTGGCTTATAGAACCTAAAGTGTTTAATGATGCGCGTGGATACTTTATGGAAGCTTATAAAAAGGAAGAATTTGAACAAACTATCGGTGCAATCAATTTTATACAAGACAATGAATCTTGTTCTACCCGTGGAGTATTAAGAGGGCTCCATTATCAACTTTCTCCTTATTCACAAGCAAAATTAGTACGTGTTATCAAAGGATGTGTGTTAGATGTAGCAGTAGACATCCGACCAGAATCACCTACTTTTGGAAAACACGCAATAGTAGAATTATCGGAACAGAATAAACTTCAGTTTTTTATTCCTAGGGGGTTTGCACATGGTTTTTTAGTTCTTAGTGAGGAAGCAGTCTTCTCTTATAAAGTTGATAATTTTTATGTACCCTCTGCTGAAAGAGGAATATATTTTAATGATCCGGAAATAGGAATAAAATGGGATATCAACCTAAGTGAACTCATCCTTTCCGAAAAAGATAAAAAAGCTCCTTTATTAAAAGATGCAGAGATTTGA
- the thrS gene encoding threonine--tRNA ligase produces the protein MIKITFPDNSVKEYAEGTTAMQIAESISPRLAQDVLAASVNGQIWDLTRPIQEDAAIKLFKWDDEEGKHAFWHSSAHLMAEALQELYPGIKFGIGPAIENGFYYDVDSGNTTIKDSDFPIIEAKMLELVARKEEIKRQDIAKADALKMFGDRGEIYKIELISELEDGTISTYTQGSFTDLCRGPHLPNTSYIKAVKIMSLAGAYWRGDEKRGQLTRLYGITFPKKKMLDEYLVLLEEAKKRDHRKVGKDLELFTFSSAVGAGLPLWLPRGTQLRLKLEDFLKRIQKRYGYQQVMTPHIGGKELYITSGHYAKYGKDSFQPIHTPQEGEEFLLKPMNCPHHCEIYKAFPRSYKDLPLRFAEFGTVYRYEQSGELHGLTRVRGFTQDDAHLFCRPDQLKDEFLKVMDIIFIIFKALDFENFEAQISLRDPDNKEKYIGSDENWEKAERAIVEACEEKGLKAKVELGEAAFYGPKLDFMVKDALGRRWQLGTIQVDYNLPERFKLEYTGEDNQKHRPVMIHRAPFGSMERFVAVLIEHTGGKFPLWLTPDQVAILPISEKFNGYAHQIAKELTEQDIRVLVDDRNEKIGRKIRDNELKRIPYMLIVGEKEAENNEVSVRKQGEGDKGSMKITTFAALLNEEVEKMMNQWQK, from the coding sequence ATGATAAAAATTACATTTCCGGATAATTCTGTAAAAGAATATGCCGAAGGCACTACTGCAATGCAAATTGCTGAGAGTATTAGCCCACGGTTGGCTCAGGATGTATTGGCCGCGAGTGTAAACGGTCAAATATGGGATTTAACCCGTCCCATTCAGGAAGATGCTGCTATAAAATTGTTCAAGTGGGATGATGAAGAAGGAAAACATGCTTTTTGGCATTCAAGTGCTCACTTGATGGCGGAAGCATTACAAGAGCTGTATCCAGGTATTAAATTCGGGATTGGACCGGCTATAGAAAATGGTTTCTATTATGATGTAGACTCAGGTAATACGACTATAAAAGATAGTGATTTTCCTATTATTGAAGCGAAAATGCTTGAGCTTGTTGCTCGTAAAGAAGAAATAAAACGTCAGGATATCGCAAAAGCAGATGCTTTGAAGATGTTTGGTGACAGGGGTGAAATATATAAGATAGAATTAATTAGTGAGCTGGAAGATGGAACAATTTCTACTTATACGCAAGGTTCTTTTACAGACTTATGCCGTGGCCCCCATCTTCCTAATACTTCTTATATAAAAGCTGTAAAGATAATGAGCCTTGCCGGAGCATACTGGAGAGGTGATGAAAAAAGAGGTCAGCTTACTCGTTTATATGGTATTACTTTTCCTAAGAAAAAAATGCTTGATGAGTATCTGGTTTTATTGGAAGAGGCTAAAAAGCGTGATCACAGGAAAGTAGGGAAAGATTTGGAACTTTTTACTTTTTCTTCTGCTGTGGGTGCCGGTTTGCCATTATGGTTGCCTCGAGGAACTCAGCTACGGTTGAAATTAGAAGATTTTTTAAAACGTATTCAGAAACGGTATGGTTATCAGCAAGTAATGACACCCCATATCGGTGGTAAAGAATTGTACATAACTTCTGGGCATTATGCTAAGTATGGAAAAGATTCTTTTCAACCTATCCATACGCCGCAAGAAGGTGAAGAATTCCTGTTAAAACCAATGAATTGTCCTCATCATTGTGAGATATATAAAGCTTTTCCGCGTTCATATAAAGACTTACCTTTGCGCTTTGCTGAATTTGGAACTGTATATCGTTATGAACAAAGTGGTGAATTACATGGTTTAACAAGAGTACGGGGCTTTACGCAGGATGATGCCCATTTATTTTGTCGCCCGGATCAATTAAAAGACGAGTTCTTAAAAGTAATGGATATTATTTTTATTATTTTTAAAGCTTTAGACTTTGAGAATTTTGAGGCCCAGATTTCCCTTCGTGATCCGGATAATAAAGAAAAATATATTGGCTCTGACGAAAATTGGGAAAAGGCTGAACGTGCTATTGTAGAAGCTTGTGAAGAAAAAGGGTTAAAAGCAAAAGTGGAATTAGGAGAAGCTGCTTTCTATGGACCGAAGCTTGATTTTATGGTGAAAGATGCTCTTGGAAGACGATGGCAGTTAGGAACAATTCAAGTAGATTATAATTTGCCGGAACGTTTTAAATTAGAGTATACGGGAGAAGATAATCAAAAACATCGGCCAGTAATGATTCATCGGGCACCTTTTGGTTCAATGGAGCGTTTTGTGGCTGTATTGATTGAACATACAGGAGGTAAATTTCCTTTATGGCTTACCCCTGACCAAGTGGCTATCTTGCCTATTAGTGAAAAGTTCAATGGATATGCTCATCAAATAGCTAAAGAACTGACAGAACAGGATATTCGAGTACTAGTAGATGATAGAAACGAAAAAATAGGACGTAAAATCCGAGATAATGAGCTTAAAAGGATCCCTTATATGTTAATTGTTGGGGAGAAAGAAGCTGAAAATAATGAAGTTTCTGTAAGAAAACAAGGCGAAGGTGATAAAGGTTCCATGAAAATTACTACCTTTGCAGCACTTTTGAATGAAGAAGTAGAGAAAATGATGAATCAATGGCAAAAATAA
- a CDS encoding GDSL-type esterase/lipase family protein, translating into MKQMKRLGNILIVLLLLGICLLSSWSKGEAVHTSMQDTTNLVLENIQPNLFSHDSIELVKSSIPFAIDSLCEVQGMNQTLKHFFQELEALRQGKDTVISIVQLGDSHIQCGYLSGQLMRLFHKDFGNAGRGLIVPLKLTRTNEPDDYFIRSTIKDWQKGRCIQREPKCPIGIGGIGIKTMVRKINMEVIIAEHNGAGYEFNQAILFRHPLATPLIATGIPRDSVKTQTGKVPFCPNVICDTISFSTLTDTLLLRSHTLPTKYNNLYYGLSLSNGKAGVLFHSIGVNGAMYVNYADSNYVKQLALLKPSLLILSMGTNETFGRRFNAAEFKDQIANLIKLIQCYLPQTALMITTPPECFQRKRINKKTVYLRNTNTDIAAKTIAQYAREKGILCWDLYKITGGKGSSKIWFKTQMFGRDRIHFTKETYREQGNLLYRSLMRKYNNFIREKNDSIINVQPDSTFAYVIR; encoded by the coding sequence ATGAAGCAGATGAAAAGACTTGGTAATATACTTATTGTTCTTTTATTGTTAGGAATATGTCTCCTTTCTTCTTGGTCAAAAGGAGAAGCAGTACATACTTCTATGCAAGATACAACGAATCTAGTATTGGAGAATATACAACCGAATTTATTTTCTCATGATAGTATAGAATTAGTAAAGTCTTCTATCCCTTTTGCAATAGATTCTTTATGTGAAGTACAAGGAATGAACCAGACATTAAAACATTTTTTTCAAGAACTAGAGGCTTTGCGGCAGGGAAAAGATACAGTGATCTCTATTGTTCAATTAGGTGATTCACATATCCAATGTGGATATTTAAGTGGTCAGCTAATGCGTTTGTTCCATAAGGATTTTGGAAATGCCGGACGTGGTTTGATTGTTCCTTTAAAACTTACCCGAACAAATGAGCCAGATGATTATTTTATTCGTTCTACTATTAAAGATTGGCAAAAAGGCCGTTGCATTCAACGTGAACCTAAGTGTCCTATTGGGATAGGAGGGATAGGAATTAAAACAATGGTTAGAAAAATAAATATGGAAGTAATTATTGCCGAACATAATGGGGCTGGCTATGAATTTAATCAGGCTATTCTGTTTCGTCATCCATTAGCTACTCCATTAATAGCTACCGGTATTCCTCGAGATTCCGTTAAAACTCAAACAGGAAAAGTGCCCTTTTGTCCTAATGTAATTTGTGATACAATTTCTTTTTCTACATTGACTGATACTTTATTACTTCGTAGTCACACTCTTCCCACTAAATATAATAATTTGTATTATGGACTAAGCTTAAGTAATGGGAAAGCTGGTGTTCTTTTTCATAGTATCGGTGTGAATGGTGCTATGTATGTTAATTATGCCGATTCTAATTATGTAAAACAATTAGCATTGTTAAAACCTTCTCTTTTAATTCTTTCTATGGGTACGAATGAAACTTTCGGTAGACGGTTTAATGCTGCAGAATTTAAAGACCAGATTGCAAACTTGATAAAACTAATTCAATGTTATTTACCACAAACAGCATTAATGATTACCACTCCTCCAGAGTGTTTTCAACGTAAACGTATAAACAAAAAAACCGTATATTTACGGAATACCAACACAGATATTGCAGCAAAAACTATAGCTCAATATGCAAGAGAAAAAGGAATTCTTTGTTGGGATTTATATAAAATAACCGGAGGCAAAGGTTCTAGTAAAATTTGGTTTAAAACCCAAATGTTTGGACGTGACCGTATTCATTTTACTAAAGAAACCTATAGAGAACAAGGAAATTTGTTATATCGCTCTCTTATGAGAAAGTATAATAATTTTATTAGAGAAAAAAATGATTCTATAATAAATGTTCAACCTGATTCAACCTTTGCATATGTTATTCGATAA
- a CDS encoding MBOAT family O-acyltransferase, whose protein sequence is MFNLIQPLHMLFDNIDLSKIPEQLSYHADSPMLFSSGVFFFLFIGFLLVYMMLQRQAKWRILYVTLFSLFFYYKSSGIWFVLLLFTATSDFLIGKAIFSISIAKPLIRKLLVILSLCIDLGMLVYFKYFNFILNSLAGIGQEIGKWFGIEELERLSYEPVNIFLPVGISFFTFQSISYIIDIYRNKISPLHRWVDYVFYVSFFPQLVAGPIVRARDFIPQIYKNTFVSREEFGEGLFLIICGLLKKTVISDYISLNFVDRVFDAPLLYTGVENLLAIYGYALQIYCDFSGYSDMAIGIALLLGFRFNINFDSPYQSATITEFWRRWHISLSSWLKDYLYISLGGNRKGNFRTYVNLLITMLLGGLWHGASVLFIFWGGMHGIALATHKFSMKHFPTFFQPVGKQMKLWRRIIGILVTFNIVCFAWLFFRAKSLQTVKEMLSQIVNDFHPEIFPQFINGYKGVFFLLLIGYTLHFVPDSVVSRTQGLLTRFPLLIQAMILAIVIFVVIQVKSAGVQPFIYFQF, encoded by the coding sequence ATGTTCAACCTGATTCAACCTTTGCATATGTTATTCGATAATATAGATCTTTCTAAAATACCAGAGCAATTATCTTATCATGCCGATTCTCCTATGTTATTTAGCAGCGGAGTATTCTTTTTTTTATTTATTGGTTTTTTACTTGTATATATGATGTTACAGCGACAAGCAAAGTGGCGTATTTTATATGTTACTTTATTTTCTCTGTTTTTTTATTATAAAAGTAGTGGGATTTGGTTTGTATTATTACTATTTACTGCAACTTCTGATTTTTTAATAGGGAAAGCTATATTTTCCATTTCTATAGCGAAACCATTGATAAGAAAACTTTTAGTTATTTTGAGTCTTTGTATAGATTTGGGAATGTTAGTTTATTTCAAATACTTCAATTTTATTCTTAATTCTTTAGCTGGCATTGGACAAGAAATAGGTAAATGGTTTGGCATTGAGGAGTTAGAAAGATTATCTTATGAACCCGTAAATATTTTTCTTCCTGTAGGAATTTCTTTTTTTACTTTCCAATCTATTAGTTATATAATTGATATTTATAGAAATAAGATTTCTCCCTTACATCGATGGGTAGATTATGTGTTCTATGTGTCGTTTTTTCCTCAATTAGTTGCGGGTCCTATTGTGCGTGCTCGGGATTTTATCCCGCAAATATATAAAAATACATTTGTTAGTCGGGAAGAGTTTGGTGAAGGATTATTTTTAATAATCTGCGGATTATTAAAAAAAACAGTTATTTCTGATTATATTAGCCTAAACTTTGTAGATAGAGTATTTGATGCTCCTTTACTTTATACAGGAGTCGAAAATTTATTGGCTATATATGGATATGCCTTACAAATTTATTGTGATTTTTCTGGATATTCTGATATGGCTATTGGGATTGCTTTATTGTTAGGTTTCCGTTTTAATATAAATTTTGATTCTCCTTATCAATCAGCAACTATAACAGAATTTTGGCGTAGATGGCATATTTCGCTTTCTTCTTGGCTTAAAGATTATTTGTATATTTCTTTAGGAGGGAATAGAAAAGGTAATTTTAGAACTTATGTAAATTTATTGATTACCATGTTATTAGGAGGATTATGGCATGGAGCTTCTGTCCTTTTTATTTTTTGGGGAGGAATGCATGGAATTGCTTTAGCAACTCATAAATTTAGTATGAAACATTTTCCAACATTTTTCCAGCCTGTAGGTAAACAAATGAAGCTTTGGCGAAGAATAATTGGAATTTTAGTTACGTTTAATATAGTCTGTTTTGCTTGGTTGTTTTTTAGAGCTAAGTCTTTACAAACAGTCAAAGAAATGTTAAGTCAAATAGTTAATGACTTTCATCCGGAAATCTTTCCGCAGTTTATTAATGGATATAAAGGTGTTTTTTTTCTGTTGTTAATAGGTTATACCCTTCATTTTGTACCGGATAGTGTTGTTAGTCGTACACAAGGATTACTTACTCGTTTTCCACTTTTGATTCAAGCTATGATTCTTGCTATTGTTATTTTTGTGGTTATTCAAGTTAAATCTGCGGGAGTACAACCTTTTATATATTTTCAATTTTAA
- the rpmI gene encoding 50S ribosomal protein L35, which produces MPKMKTNSGAKKRFALTGSGKIKRKHAFKSHILTKKTKKQKRNLTHFTTVNKVDERSVKQLLGMK; this is translated from the coding sequence ATGCCTAAGATGAAGACTAATTCCGGTGCCAAAAAGAGGTTTGCCCTTACCGGATCAGGTAAAATCAAGAGAAAACACGCTTTTAAAAGTCATATTTTAACAAAGAAGACTAAAAAGCAGAAAAGAAATCTTACTCATTTCACTACGGTTAATAAAGTAGATGAAAGAAGCGTTAAACAATTGCTGGGAATGAAGTAA
- a CDS encoding tetratricopeptide repeat protein: MKKTIIFLILQIYSLSLVAQINTDRVLAIGRNALYFEDYVLSIQYFNQVIKSKPWLAEPYFYRAIAKVSLDDYKGAEEDCTLCLERNPFFVQAYYCRGIARQNQEKFEEAIADYNKGLEFKPEDRQMLVNKAIANIQRKDYEAAEKDFDRIMLLHPRYTMAYLSRGAMYLEKGDTVKALTDYNKSIKLDPYFPPAYGNRALVYYQKNDMQQALTDLNEAIRLDPRQGGYYINRGLVKYQLNDLRGAMADYDQVISMDRNNLIARFNRGLLRAQVRDNNRAIEDFDIVIRQEPDNYIAYYNRALLRAETGNYRGSIQDFDVVLKQYPNFIPGYYSRADAKKKMNDTKGAEKDYWTAFEIEQNAKKGNSSSNLASTGNATNQANSNQQNNSSKSEKSKEKEEKDTREQSDKNINKFNRLVVFDKEDERKSKYNNEIRGRVQDRNVRVDLEPQFVITYYEKIDPVKELVYYNKLIEDYNNRMVLQRKLRLTNQEAPLTEDLIGLHFASINEFSSRIEANNKDADAYFGRAMDFMLVQDFVEALEDFDQAIELNPSFTIAYFNRAVVRYKQLEYMLANQTESSDLASNEVSSMSLNLFTGKNAVSAQQNKTISPDLRDNNKKAYQHEMIAHDYDMVIKLNPDFVYAYFNRGNLRCAQRDYRAAVLDYNEAIKRDPEFAEAYFNRGLTRLYLGDIERGILDLSKAGELGIVNAYSIIKRMTSD; encoded by the coding sequence ATGAAGAAGACAATAATATTTTTAATATTACAAATATATTCACTTTCGTTAGTCGCTCAGATTAATACAGATAGAGTATTGGCCATTGGTCGCAATGCATTATATTTTGAGGACTATGTGCTTTCAATTCAATATTTTAATCAAGTAATTAAGTCGAAGCCTTGGCTGGCAGAGCCTTATTTCTATCGGGCGATAGCGAAAGTGAGTTTGGATGATTATAAAGGAGCTGAGGAAGATTGTACCTTATGTTTGGAACGAAATCCCTTTTTTGTACAGGCTTATTATTGTAGAGGGATTGCCAGGCAAAATCAAGAAAAATTTGAAGAGGCTATTGCTGACTATAATAAAGGTCTTGAATTTAAGCCCGAAGACCGGCAGATGTTAGTAAATAAAGCTATTGCTAATATCCAGCGTAAAGATTATGAAGCTGCCGAAAAAGATTTTGATCGTATTATGCTTCTTCACCCGCGGTATACTATGGCTTATTTAAGTCGTGGCGCTATGTATCTAGAAAAAGGAGATACGGTTAAAGCGTTGACTGATTATAATAAATCGATTAAACTTGATCCCTATTTTCCTCCGGCTTATGGCAATCGTGCATTAGTATATTACCAGAAAAATGATATGCAGCAAGCTTTGACTGATTTGAATGAAGCTATTCGGTTGGATCCTCGCCAGGGAGGCTATTATATCAATCGTGGATTAGTGAAATATCAATTAAATGATCTTCGGGGTGCTATGGCAGATTATGACCAGGTAATAAGCATGGATCGTAATAATTTGATTGCACGATTTAACCGGGGATTACTTCGTGCTCAAGTTAGAGATAACAATCGAGCTATTGAAGATTTTGATATCGTAATTCGACAAGAGCCGGATAACTATATTGCCTATTATAATCGTGCTCTTCTTCGTGCAGAAACAGGTAATTATAGGGGGTCAATTCAAGATTTTGACGTCGTATTGAAACAATATCCTAATTTTATTCCCGGATATTATAGCCGTGCCGATGCAAAGAAGAAAATGAATGATACTAAAGGAGCTGAAAAAGATTACTGGACTGCTTTTGAAATAGAACAAAATGCTAAAAAAGGAAATAGTTCTAGTAACTTAGCTTCTACGGGAAATGCAACCAACCAGGCAAATAGTAATCAGCAGAATAATTCATCGAAGTCAGAAAAATCTAAGGAGAAAGAAGAAAAAGATACTCGTGAGCAGTCTGATAAAAATATTAATAAGTTTAATCGATTGGTTGTTTTTGATAAAGAAGATGAGCGTAAGAGTAAATATAATAATGAAATAAGAGGACGTGTACAAGATCGGAATGTTCGTGTGGATTTAGAGCCTCAATTTGTAATTACTTATTATGAAAAAATTGATCCTGTAAAAGAATTAGTTTATTATAATAAGTTAATAGAAGATTATAATAATAGAATGGTATTACAAAGAAAACTTCGTCTTACCAATCAGGAAGCCCCATTAACAGAAGATTTAATAGGCTTGCATTTTGCTTCTATTAATGAGTTCTCCTCTAGAATAGAGGCAAATAACAAAGATGCTGATGCTTATTTCGGACGTGCTATGGATTTTATGTTAGTTCAGGATTTTGTAGAAGCATTGGAAGATTTTGATCAAGCTATAGAATTAAATCCTTCTTTTACGATTGCTTATTTTAATAGGGCTGTAGTAAGATATAAGCAATTGGAGTATATGTTAGCGAATCAAACAGAAAGTAGCGATCTGGCTTCAAATGAGGTTTCTTCTATGAGCCTTAATTTATTTACGGGTAAAAATGCAGTATCGGCTCAACAGAATAAGACCATTAGTCCTGATTTAAGAGATAACAATAAGAAAGCTTATCAGCATGAAATGATTGCTCATGATTATGATATGGTAATAAAGCTAAATCCGGATTTTGTTTATGCTTATTTTAATAGAGGAAATTTGCGTTGTGCCCAACGAGATTATCGAGCAGCCGTACTTGATTATAATGAGGCAATAAAACGAGATCCTGAATTTGCTGAAGCTTATTTTAATAGAGGATTAACTCGTTTATATTTAGGCGATATCGAACGTGGAATTTTAGATTTAAGTAAGGCTGGTGAACTAGGAATCGTTAATGCTTATAGTATAATCAAAAGAATGACATCTGATTGA
- the infC gene encoding translation initiation factor IF-3 produces the protein MKNDNLKEQYRINEKIRVREVRLVGDNVEQGIYPTQQALKIAEEQGLDLVEISPNAAPPVCRVTDYQKFLYQQKKRQKEQKAKSVKVIVKEIRFGPQTDDHDYNFKLKHAKSFLEEGAKVKAYVFFKGRSILFKEQGEVLLLRFANDLEDYGKVEQLPVLEGKRMIIMLTPKKGSTSVAPPNKNLQSSPVKKVITLSKPKVDLPNENKDSEE, from the coding sequence ATGAAGAATGACAATCTGAAAGAACAGTATAGGATTAATGAGAAGATCCGTGTTCGGGAAGTTCGTTTGGTTGGTGATAATGTAGAACAAGGAATTTATCCAACTCAGCAGGCATTAAAAATTGCAGAAGAGCAAGGATTAGACCTCGTTGAAATTTCACCTAATGCAGCCCCCCCTGTTTGTAGAGTAACCGATTATCAAAAATTTCTCTATCAACAAAAAAAACGCCAGAAGGAACAGAAGGCAAAATCTGTTAAAGTAATAGTAAAAGAAATTCGTTTTGGCCCCCAAACCGATGATCATGACTATAATTTTAAATTGAAACATGCTAAAAGTTTCTTGGAAGAAGGTGCAAAAGTAAAAGCATATGTGTTTTTTAAAGGTCGTTCCATTCTTTTTAAAGAACAAGGAGAAGTATTATTACTTCGTTTTGCTAACGATCTGGAAGATTATGGTAAAGTAGAACAGTTACCAGTTTTAGAAGGAAAGCGTATGATCATTATGCTTACTCCTAAGAAAGGTAGTACTTCTGTTGCTCCACCTAATAAAAATCTCCAGTCATCGCCTGTAAAAAAAGTAATTACTCTTTCTAAACCGAAGGTGGATCTACCGAATGAAAATAAGGATAGTGAAGAATAA
- the rplT gene encoding 50S ribosomal protein L20 — MPRSVNHVASRAKRKKILKLTRGYYGARKNVWTVAKNTWEKGLTYAFRDRRNKKRNFRALWIQRINAAARLEGMSYSRLMGALHAAGIEINRKVLADLAINHPEAFKAIVEKVK, encoded by the coding sequence ATGCCTAGATCAGTAAATCATGTTGCTTCAAGAGCAAAAAGAAAGAAAATTTTAAAGCTTACCAGAGGTTACTATGGTGCGAGAAAAAATGTTTGGACTGTAGCTAAGAATACGTGGGAAAAAGGTTTAACTTATGCCTTTCGGGACCGTCGTAACAAAAAACGTAATTTCCGTGCTTTGTGGATTCAACGTATTAATGCAGCTGCACGTTTGGAAGGGATGTCTTATTCTCGTTTAATGGGTGCTTTGCACGCTGCAGGTATTGAAATTAATCGTAAAGTATTAGCCGATTTAGCAATAAATCATCCGGAAGCTTTTAAAGCTATTGTAGAAAAAGTAAAATAA
- a CDS encoding SGNH/GDSL hydrolase family protein, whose translation MAMYFLPNEVRGIKLKKVDLLSDIRMKKESFILDSLRYELEKLDSLAADSFTILSVDTVEPNERADSLARSLRDSLYQVMQSTWRDGDSSEVLIEDFSTGHTGLKKFFDALKHVDGLGRPVRIAFLGDSFIEGDIVVADFRAALQQHFGGHGVGFVPLASNVAQFRPTIEHHFSGWNSYTLISHKKHKYALPSVLFDVSGEKATAKYKMVNKYACLEPVTRISLLYERNNHTDMQLVCNGMDTIIEKLPGTEVLTEYFVEGEFKEVDFTFTNADTFRGLGVVMEDKSGVIVDNFSLRGNSGMPLKELDFTRCEELNKIRPYDLLILQYGLNVAAEGVLQYGWYRQQMVGVIEHLKTCFPQADILVLGVSDRSYQENGKFTTMPAVLSLLHAQRQLAKQTHVVFWNTFRAMGGENSMVRYVNNHWASKDYTHLGFRGGREIASSLVKAILLEKQFYDEADEKTW comes from the coding sequence ATGGCTATGTATTTTTTGCCAAATGAAGTTAGAGGTATTAAATTGAAAAAAGTAGATTTGCTATCGGATATAAGGATGAAAAAAGAATCTTTTATATTAGATTCTTTAAGATATGAATTAGAAAAATTAGATTCTTTAGCAGCTGATTCTTTTACAATTCTATCTGTAGATACAGTTGAACCTAACGAAAGAGCAGATTCTTTGGCTAGAAGTTTACGTGATTCTCTTTATCAAGTAATGCAGTCGACATGGAGAGATGGAGATTCCTCGGAGGTGTTGATAGAAGATTTTTCAACAGGTCATACAGGGCTAAAAAAATTCTTTGATGCATTAAAACATGTAGATGGATTAGGTCGGCCTGTTAGAATTGCTTTTTTAGGGGATTCTTTTATAGAAGGAGATATCGTAGTCGCTGATTTTAGAGCTGCTTTACAGCAACATTTTGGAGGGCATGGAGTAGGATTTGTACCACTTGCTTCTAATGTAGCACAATTTAGACCTACCATAGAGCATCACTTTTCGGGATGGAATTCTTATACACTTATTTCTCATAAAAAGCATAAGTATGCTTTACCTTCTGTTTTATTTGATGTGTCAGGTGAGAAAGCTACAGCAAAATATAAAATGGTAAATAAGTATGCTTGTTTGGAACCAGTAACTCGTATTAGTCTTTTATATGAAAGAAATAACCATACTGATATGCAACTTGTATGTAACGGTATGGATACAATAATTGAAAAATTGCCAGGTACCGAAGTACTCACAGAATATTTTGTGGAAGGTGAATTTAAGGAAGTTGATTTTACGTTTACGAATGCAGATACATTTCGTGGTTTAGGAGTAGTTATGGAAGATAAGTCAGGAGTAATAGTAGACAATTTTTCTCTTCGAGGAAATTCTGGAATGCCTTTAAAAGAATTGGATTTTACTCGATGCGAAGAGTTGAATAAAATACGTCCTTATGATTTATTGATTTTGCAATACGGTTTAAATGTGGCTGCAGAGGGAGTTTTACAGTATGGTTGGTATCGTCAGCAAATGGTGGGGGTAATAGAACATTTAAAAACTTGTTTTCCTCAAGCTGACATATTAGTATTAGGCGTTTCAGATCGTAGTTATCAAGAAAATGGTAAATTTACGACGATGCCAGCCGTTTTATCTTTGCTCCATGCTCAGCGTCAATTAGCAAAACAAACGCATGTTGTCTTTTGGAATACTTTTAGGGCAATGGGGGGAGAAAACAGTATGGTTCGTTATGTTAATAATCATTGGGCTAGCAAAGACTATACTCATTTAGGTTTTCGAGGTGGACGTGAAATAGCTTCTTCCTTAGTAAAAGCTATTTTATTAGAAAAACAATTTTACGATGAAGCAGATGAAAAGACTTGGTAA
- a CDS encoding UpxY family transcription antiterminator — MIRPEDTLKWYVLYTSPRAEKQVKERLDKIAIQNWLPLHRCPRVWSDRVKMVDIPLFTSYIFVRCREYELRSLLAVYGVSRIVYYNDKPAIVRDKEIEVIKDFLEQASEHPLCLGDEVDIICGAFKNVSGKIKKIKKNYLVLFLEQLGATVCVKIDTVIKAGNRK; from the coding sequence ATGATACGACCCGAAGATACGTTAAAATGGTATGTCCTTTACACTTCCCCGCGAGCGGAAAAACAAGTAAAAGAACGTTTAGATAAAATCGCTATACAAAACTGGCTTCCACTCCATCGTTGTCCGAGAGTGTGGTCAGATAGAGTAAAAATGGTAGACATTCCTCTTTTTACCTCTTATATATTCGTTCGATGTCGGGAATATGAACTCCGCTCTTTATTAGCAGTATATGGAGTATCAAGAATCGTATATTATAATGATAAACCAGCCATAGTAAGAGACAAGGAAATAGAAGTAATAAAAGATTTCCTCGAACAAGCATCTGAACATCCCCTTTGTTTAGGCGATGAAGTAGACATTATTTGTGGAGCATTTAAAAATGTATCAGGGAAAATAAAGAAAATAAAGAAAAATTACCTCGTTCTTTTTTTAGAACAATTAGGTGCCACTGTATGCGTTAAAATAGATACAGTAATAAAAGCTGGCAATCGAAAGTAA